A part of Flavobacteriaceae bacterium GSB9 genomic DNA contains:
- the rplJ gene encoding 50S ribosomal protein L10: MTREEKSQVIEDLTAELAESANIYLTDISGLNAGVTSDLRRAAFKANVRMAVVKNTLLAKAMEASDKEFEELPTVLKGNTTVMYSETGNAPAKLIKNFRKKSEKPLLKGAFIEEAIYIGDEQLDALVEIKSKDELLGEIVGLLQSPAKNVVSALKSGGGTLAGLIKTLSEKEG, from the coding sequence ATGACAAGAGAAGAAAAATCACAAGTAATTGAGGACTTAACTGCAGAATTAGCCGAAAGCGCAAATATTTATTTAACCGATATTTCAGGATTAAATGCAGGAGTAACCTCAGACTTACGTCGTGCCGCTTTTAAGGCCAATGTAAGAATGGCAGTTGTTAAAAACACATTGCTTGCTAAAGCTATGGAAGCTTCAGACAAAGAGTTTGAAGAACTTCCAACGGTTTTGAAAGGAAATACAACGGTAATGTATTCCGAAACAGGTAATGCACCAGCTAAGTTGATAAAGAACTTCCGTAAAAAATCTGAAAAGCCTCTATTAAAAGGAGCTTTTATTGAGGAAGCTATTTACATTGGTGACGAACAATTGGATGCTTTAGTTGAAATTAAATCTAAAGACGAGTTGTTAGGAGAAATTGTAGGATTATTACAATCTCCAGCCAAAAACGTTGTTTCTGCACTTAAATCGGGTGGAGGCACATTAGCTGGACTTATAAAAACACTATCTGAAAAAGAAGGATAG
- the rplA gene encoding 50S ribosomal protein L1 — MARLTRKQKEALAKIEKGKVYSLDEASALVKEITNTKFDASVDIAVRLGVDPRKANQMVRGVVSLPHGTGKDMKVLALVTPDKEAEAKEAGADYVGLDEYLEKIKGGWTDVDVIVTMPSVMGKLGPLGRVLGPRGLMPNPKTGTVTMDVAKAVSEVKAGKIDFKVDKTGIVHAAIGKASFSADKIAGNANELLQTLIKLKPTTAKGVYVKSIFMSSTMSPSIAVDPKIG, encoded by the coding sequence ATGGCAAGATTAACAAGAAAGCAAAAAGAGGCTTTAGCGAAGATTGAAAAAGGAAAGGTGTATTCATTAGATGAAGCATCTGCCTTAGTTAAAGAAATTACCAATACAAAGTTTGATGCATCAGTTGATATCGCTGTACGTTTGGGCGTAGATCCACGTAAAGCAAATCAAATGGTTAGAGGTGTTGTTTCACTTCCTCACGGTACTGGTAAAGACATGAAAGTATTAGCATTAGTAACACCAGATAAAGAAGCCGAAGCGAAAGAAGCTGGAGCAGATTACGTTGGTTTAGATGAGTACCTTGAAAAAATTAAAGGTGGTTGGACAGACGTTGATGTTATCGTTACTATGCCAAGTGTAATGGGTAAATTAGGTCCCTTAGGACGTGTGTTAGGTCCTCGTGGCTTAATGCCTAACCCAAAGACTGGTACAGTAACTATGGATGTTGCAAAAGCAGTTAGCGAAGTAAAAGCTGGTAAAATTGACTTTAAAGTTGATAAAACCGGAATTGTACACGCTGCTATTGGAAAAGCATCTTTCAGTGCTGATAAAATTGCGGGTAACGCAAATGAATTATTACAAACATTAATTAAATTAAAACCAACAACTGCAAAAGGCGTTTATGTTAAGAGCATTTTCATGTCTTCTACCATGAGCCCCAGTATAGCTGTTGATCCTAAAATTGGTTAA
- the rplK gene encoding 50S ribosomal protein L11: MAKELGKVVKLQVRGGAANPSPPVGPALGAAGVNIMEFCKQFNARTQDKAGKVLPVVISVYKDKSFDFVIKTPPAAVQLLEAAKVKKGSGEPNRKKVAKVSWDQIKAIAEDKMQDLNAFEIGSAMKMVAGTARSMGITVTGKFPS, translated from the coding sequence ATGGCAAAAGAATTAGGTAAAGTAGTTAAGTTACAAGTTCGGGGAGGTGCTGCGAATCCGTCGCCACCGGTTGGACCCGCTTTAGGTGCTGCTGGAGTTAACATTATGGAGTTCTGTAAGCAATTTAATGCGAGAACCCAAGATAAAGCTGGTAAAGTATTACCGGTTGTTATCTCTGTTTATAAAGACAAGTCATTCGACTTCGTTATTAAAACTCCTCCAGCTGCAGTACAATTATTAGAAGCGGCCAAGGTGAAAAAAGGTTCAGGTGAACCAAACCGAAAAAAAGTAGCTAAAGTATCTTGGGACCAAATCAAAGCCATAGCAGAAGACAAAATGCAGGATTTAAATGCATTTGAAATAGGATCTGCTATGAAAATGGTTGCTGGTACTGCAAGATCGATGGGAATAACCGTAACAGGAAAATTTCCTTCTTAA
- the nusG gene encoding transcription termination/antitermination protein NusG: MSEVSEKKWYVVRAVSGQENKIKTYIENEIARLGMQDYVDQVLVPTERVIQIRNGKKIHKEKVFFPGYIMIQANLTGEVPHIIRSVTNVIGFLGETKGGDPVPLRQSEVNRMLGKVDELAVEETANVAIPFTKGETVKVIDGPFNGFDGTIEKINEEKRKLEVMVKIFGRKTPLELSYMQVEKV, encoded by the coding sequence ATGTCTGAAGTAAGTGAAAAAAAATGGTACGTTGTTCGTGCTGTTAGTGGTCAGGAAAATAAAATCAAAACCTATATCGAGAATGAAATTGCTCGATTAGGGATGCAAGATTATGTTGACCAAGTACTAGTGCCCACCGAGCGTGTGATACAAATCCGTAACGGAAAAAAAATACACAAAGAAAAAGTGTTTTTTCCAGGTTATATCATGATTCAAGCCAATTTAACTGGAGAAGTCCCGCACATCATAAGGTCTGTTACCAATGTTATTGGTTTCCTTGGTGAAACAAAAGGAGGAGATCCAGTGCCTTTAAGACAATCTGAAGTAAATAGAATGTTAGGCAAAGTAGATGAACTTGCTGTTGAAGAAACTGCCAATGTCGCTATTCCGTTTACAAAAGGAGAAACGGTTAAAGTAATCGACGGGCCATTCAATGGATTTGATGGTACTATCGAAAAAATAAATGAAGAAAAGCGTAAACTAGAAGTAATGGTTAAGATTTTTGGAAGAAAAACACCATTAGAGTTGAGTTATATGCAGGTTGAAAAAGTATAA
- the secE gene encoding preprotein translocase subunit SecE has translation MAGIVNYIKESFGELKNNVTWPTWAEGQSLTVLVALFSIIFSLAIWGVDTVFSKVIAAYFQWIS, from the coding sequence ATGGCTGGAATTGTAAACTATATAAAAGAATCGTTCGGAGAACTAAAAAATAATGTTACTTGGCCTACTTGGGCAGAGGGGCAAAGCTTAACAGTTTTAGTTGCCTTATTTTCTATTATATTTTCTCTTGCTATTTGGGGCGTAGATACTGTTTTCAGTAAAGTTATTGCAGCTTACTTTCAATGGATTAGTTAA
- the tuf gene encoding elongation factor Tu — MAKATFDRSKPHLNIGTIGHVDHGKTTLTAAITKVLADAGFSEARSFDQIDNAPEEKERGITINTSHVEYQTQNRHYAHVDCPGHADYVKNMVTGAAQMDGAILVVAATDGPMPQTREHILLGRQVGIPRIVVFLNKVDMVDDEELLELVDMEVRDLLNFYEYDGDNGPVVSGSALGALNGEQKWVDTVLELMEACDSWIEEPVRDMDKPFLMPIEDVFSITGRGTVATGRIETGVAQTGDPVEIVGMGAEKLTSTITGIEMFRQILDRGEAGDNAGILLRGIEKTQISRGMVITKPGSVTPHAKFKAEVYILKKEEGGRHTPFHNNYRPQFYVRTTDVTGNISLPDGVEMVMPGDNLTITVELINTIAMNVGLRFAIREGGRTVGAGQVTEILD, encoded by the coding sequence ATGGCAAAGGCAACTTTCGATCGTTCAAAACCACACTTAAATATTGGTACAATTGGACACGTAGATCACGGTAAAACAACTTTAACTGCTGCTATTACTAAAGTATTAGCTGATGCAGGTTTCTCAGAAGCAAGATCTTTCGATCAAATTGATAACGCACCAGAAGAAAAAGAAAGAGGTATTACAATTAATACTTCACACGTAGAATACCAAACTCAAAATCGTCACTATGCGCACGTTGACTGTCCAGGTCACGCCGATTACGTGAAGAACATGGTAACTGGTGCTGCTCAAATGGACGGTGCTATTTTAGTGGTAGCGGCTACTGATGGTCCTATGCCACAAACTCGTGAGCACATCCTTTTAGGGCGTCAAGTAGGTATTCCTCGTATTGTTGTTTTCTTGAACAAAGTAGATATGGTTGATGATGAGGAGTTATTAGAATTAGTAGACATGGAAGTTAGAGATTTATTGAACTTCTATGAGTACGATGGTGATAACGGTCCTGTAGTTTCTGGTTCTGCTTTAGGTGCACTTAACGGTGAGCAAAAATGGGTAGATACAGTTTTAGAATTGATGGAAGCTTGTGATAGCTGGATTGAAGAGCCAGTACGTGATATGGATAAGCCTTTCTTGATGCCTATCGAAGATGTATTCTCTATTACTGGTCGTGGTACTGTAGCAACTGGTCGTATTGAAACAGGTGTTGCTCAAACAGGTGACCCTGTAGAGATTGTAGGTATGGGTGCAGAGAAGTTAACTTCTACTATTACTGGTATTGAAATGTTCCGTCAAATTCTTGACAGAGGAGAAGCTGGTGATAACGCTGGTATCTTATTGAGAGGTATCGAGAAAACTCAAATTTCAAGAGGTATGGTTATTACTAAACCAGGTTCTGTAACACCTCACGCTAAATTTAAAGCAGAGGTTTATATCTTGAAAAAAGAAGAAGGTGGACGTCACACGCCATTCCATAACAACTACCGTCCTCAGTTCTATGTTCGTACGACTGACGTAACAGGAAACATTTCTCTTCCTGATGGAGTTGAGATGGTTATGCCTGGAGATAACTTAACTATCACTGTTGAATTAATCAACACTATCGCAATGAACGTAGGTTTACGTTTCGCAATCCGTGAAGGTGGTAGAACTGTAGGTGCAGGTCAGGTAACTGAAATCCTAGACTAA
- the raiA gene encoding ribosome-associated translation inhibitor RaiA — MKVNTQSVNFNADQKLINFIQKKMDKLDMFYDKVIKSDVFLKVENTSQKENKIFEARVSVPGDSFVVKKQCKSFEEGTDMAVASLERQLKKRKEKLRAHL; from the coding sequence ATGAAAGTAAACACGCAATCAGTGAATTTCAATGCAGACCAGAAATTGATAAACTTTATCCAAAAGAAAATGGATAAATTAGACATGTTTTACGATAAAGTAATAAAATCAGATGTATTTTTAAAGGTTGAAAATACCAGCCAAAAAGAAAATAAAATCTTTGAGGCCAGAGTAAGTGTTCCGGGTGATAGTTTTGTAGTAAAAAAGCAGTGTAAAAGTTTTGAAGAGGGTACCGATATGGCAGTAGCGTCTTTAGAAAGACAGCTAAAAAAGCGAAAAGAAAAATTAAGAGCACATTTATAG
- a CDS encoding tyrosine-type recombinase/integrase gives MSLKPFTDYLKLEKNYSALTVKAYKADIEAFSEFIKNEYATNSIQNVSYPQIRTWIVKLVEGGLSNRSVNRKISALSTYYKFLLKVGDINHNPLAKHRALKTSKKVQVPFSETEVKNVLDDLNFGDDFESVRNKFIIELFYSTGIRRIELVELKLSSLDLQNKTLKVLGKRNKERIVPLLNSVVKTAFNYLETRNNLPSISDENNLFLTKKGVKIYETLVYRIINDYFSLASSKVKKSPHILRHSFATHLLNQGADLNAVKELLGHASLAATQVYTHNSIAELKKVHVKAHPRSKK, from the coding sequence ATGTCCTTAAAACCATTTACAGATTACCTAAAGTTAGAAAAAAACTATTCGGCTTTAACCGTTAAGGCTTACAAGGCCGATATCGAGGCGTTTTCGGAATTTATAAAAAATGAATATGCAACCAACTCCATTCAAAACGTCAGTTATCCGCAAATAAGAACATGGATTGTAAAATTGGTAGAAGGTGGTTTGAGCAACCGCAGTGTTAACCGAAAGATATCGGCGTTGAGCACCTACTATAAGTTTCTTTTGAAAGTGGGCGATATAAACCACAACCCTTTGGCGAAACACAGGGCGTTAAAAACCAGTAAAAAAGTACAGGTACCGTTTTCGGAAACTGAAGTTAAAAATGTGTTGGACGACCTAAACTTTGGTGATGATTTTGAAAGCGTGCGTAACAAGTTTATCATTGAATTGTTTTATTCAACGGGCATCCGTAGGATTGAATTGGTAGAACTCAAATTATCGAGTTTAGACCTTCAAAACAAAACGTTAAAAGTTTTAGGGAAACGAAATAAAGAACGTATTGTACCGTTATTGAATTCAGTAGTAAAAACAGCTTTTAATTATTTGGAAACCCGAAATAATTTGCCAAGTATTTCAGATGAAAATAATTTATTTTTAACGAAAAAGGGCGTTAAAATATACGAAACACTTGTGTACAGAATAATAAATGATTATTTTAGTTTGGCATCTTCAAAAGTGAAAAAGAGTCCACACATACTAAGGCACTCTTTTGCAACACACTTACTCAACCAAGGTGCCGATTTAAATGCTGTTAAAGAACTTCTTGGGCATGCAAGTTTGGCTGCCACTCAAGTTTATACACACAATAGCATAGCCGAACTAAAAAAAGTACATGTAAAAGCACACCCTAGAAGTAAAAAATAA
- the rpsU gene encoding 30S ribosomal protein S21: MLIVPVKEGENIDRALKRYKRKFDRTGTKRALQSRKQFNKPSVVRRAQIQKAQYIQQLRDAEEV; encoded by the coding sequence ATGTTAATAGTACCAGTAAAAGAAGGAGAAAATATAGATAGAGCGTTAAAGCGTTACAAGCGAAAGTTCGATAGAACCGGAACAAAACGTGCGTTGCAGTCTCGCAAGCAGTTTAACAAGCCTTCCGTTGTACGTAGAGCTCAAATTCAAAAAGCACAGTACATCCAACAATTAAGAGATGCAGAAGAAGTATAG
- a CDS encoding acyl-CoA dehydrogenase family protein, producing MNSMYFTEEHGLFRKSLQDFLTKEVVPNIETWEKTGNIDRSIWKKFGDMGFFGINYPEAYGGLNLDLFYTVILLEELQKINSGGFAAAIWAHVYLAMTHLNAEGSEAIKQNYLVPSIAGDKVGCLCITEPFGGSDVAGMRTTAIKEGNNYVINGSKTFITNGVVSDYLVVAAKTNLELGNKGISIFLIDRDTKGVSATKLDKLGWRASDTGEIAFDDVTIPAENLMGEEGKGFSYIMQHFSLERLIMGINAHARAEYALEYALQYMNERHAFGKSIDKFQALRHTVSDLYTEMEVCKAFNYSVAYRLDRGEYVVKEATMSKLKSTKMADEVIYQCLQFLGGYGYMEDYPMARLFRDSRLGPIGGGTSEILREILAKIIIDKKAYKPAT from the coding sequence ATGAATAGTATGTACTTCACCGAAGAGCATGGTCTTTTTAGAAAAAGCCTTCAAGATTTTTTAACCAAAGAAGTGGTGCCCAACATTGAAACGTGGGAGAAAACCGGAAATATCGACCGTTCTATTTGGAAAAAATTTGGCGATATGGGCTTTTTTGGCATCAATTACCCTGAGGCTTACGGCGGTCTTAACTTAGATCTGTTTTATACCGTTATCCTTCTCGAGGAACTTCAAAAAATCAATTCTGGTGGTTTTGCGGCTGCTATTTGGGCTCATGTGTATTTAGCGATGACGCATTTAAACGCTGAAGGCAGTGAAGCCATCAAGCAAAACTATTTGGTACCAAGTATAGCCGGCGATAAAGTTGGATGTTTGTGCATTACTGAACCTTTTGGCGGGAGTGATGTTGCTGGTATGCGCACAACTGCTATAAAAGAGGGAAATAACTATGTAATAAATGGTTCTAAAACATTTATTACAAATGGTGTGGTTAGCGATTACTTGGTCGTTGCTGCTAAAACAAACCTAGAGTTGGGCAACAAGGGCATTAGTATATTTTTGATTGATAGAGATACTAAAGGGGTTTCGGCCACGAAATTGGATAAATTGGGGTGGCGCGCTTCCGATACAGGCGAAATCGCCTTTGATGATGTAACAATACCAGCCGAAAACTTAATGGGCGAAGAGGGGAAAGGCTTTTCGTATATTATGCAGCATTTTTCTTTAGAGCGTTTAATTATGGGCATCAACGCCCATGCTCGTGCCGAGTATGCTTTAGAGTATGCTTTGCAGTACATGAACGAACGCCATGCTTTTGGTAAATCTATTGATAAGTTTCAAGCATTGCGTCATACCGTTTCAGATTTATATACTGAAATGGAAGTGTGTAAAGCTTTTAATTATTCGGTGGCGTATAGATTAGACAGAGGCGAATATGTGGTAAAAGAAGCCACGATGTCTAAACTGAAATCGACCAAAATGGCCGATGAGGTGATTTATCAATGCCTGCAATTTCTAGGAGGTTATGGCTATATGGAAGATTATCCTATGGCACGCCTGTTCCGCGATAGCCGATTGGGACCAATAGGAGGTGGAACTTCAGAAATACTACGCGAAATACTAGCCAAAATAATTATAGATAAAAAAGCGTATAAGCCAGCGACTTAA
- a CDS encoding helix-hairpin-helix domain-containing protein produces the protein MKSHFTFTKKQRNGIFLLLALIIILQCVYFFVDFPSKAIPVNQKTLSKYIKEIDSLKQAKIEANRPKIYPFNPNFITDFKGSALGMSNEEIDRLLAFRKQGQWVNSVKQFQEVTQVSDSLLAVLSPYFKFPEWVTNPKPKSKALTYPSTPKTYVQKQDLNTATAQQLQKVNGVGEVLSERIVRFRNKHKGGFVADVQLQDVYGLSPEVIDRITEQFTVKTPASVEKIDLNTASVAQLVTVPHIDYDLAAQIVEQRKLREGFKSFDELKKVKNFPSDKIKIIELYLHFEKEK, from the coding sequence ATGAAATCCCATTTCACGTTTACAAAAAAACAGCGAAATGGGATTTTTTTATTACTAGCGCTTATCATTATTTTACAATGTGTTTATTTTTTTGTCGATTTTCCTTCAAAAGCTATTCCGGTAAACCAAAAGACGCTATCGAAATATATTAAAGAAATCGATTCGCTCAAGCAAGCCAAAATAGAAGCGAACAGACCAAAAATTTATCCGTTTAACCCTAATTTTATAACCGATTTTAAAGGGTCAGCTTTAGGGATGAGCAATGAAGAGATTGATAGGTTGTTAGCGTTCAGAAAACAAGGCCAATGGGTAAACTCTGTGAAACAATTTCAGGAGGTCACTCAAGTTTCAGATTCTTTATTGGCGGTACTATCGCCTTATTTTAAGTTTCCGGAGTGGGTAACCAACCCGAAACCAAAATCAAAAGCCTTAACTTATCCAAGCACACCAAAAACATACGTCCAAAAACAGGATTTGAATACTGCAACGGCACAACAACTTCAAAAGGTAAATGGTGTTGGCGAAGTGCTTTCAGAACGTATTGTAAGATTTAGAAATAAACACAAGGGCGGTTTTGTTGCAGATGTTCAGCTTCAAGATGTATACGGCCTGAGCCCTGAAGTTATTGATAGAATAACTGAACAATTCACGGTAAAAACACCTGCTTCGGTTGAAAAAATAGACCTTAATACAGCTTCGGTCGCTCAATTGGTTACCGTACCGCATATCGATTACGATTTAGCAGCTCAAATTGTTGAACAACGGAAACTGCGTGAGGGCTTTAAATCCTTCGATGAATTAAAAAAAGTAAAAAACTTTCCTTCCGATAAAATCAAGATAATTGAATTATATTTGCACTTCGAAAAAGAAAAATAG
- a CDS encoding alanine:cation symporter family protein — MKKYLLSIFTLILPILTYAQQTTSEKIDEIFKDYTGWFVDAIFYEIPFSETYKIPWVLIVLIGGATYFTIYFRFVNLRHFTTGIRVARGKYEDIEEHGADTLYGDSTPNEGEDLIETVRNEGVHGEVSHFQALTAALSATVGLGNIAGVAVALSIGGPGATFWMIVAGFLGMASKFAECTLGVKYRDVGEDGTIYGGPMYYLTKGLKEKKMGGLGKVLAILFSIFVVGGSFGGGNMFQANQAAAQFVKLFELDTNGNSGLYFGIALAALVAVVIIGGIKRIAKVTEKIVPFMAVIYVLAGIIILGANFSLIDDAFALIYEGAFSGLGIAGGLVGVMIQGIRRGAFSNEAGVGSAAIAHSAVRTRYPASEGIVALIGPFVDTILICTMTALVIVITNFDGQFMEYGVPIKEGVEITVTAFDTVIPHFSIVLTIAVILFAFSTMISWSYYGIQGWVYLFGRGKVSDLIYKILFSLFIVIGASISLGAVIDFSDAMIFAMVVPNIIGVVMLSPVITKELKRYINAINVKEEALDEGAEDLKKHM; from the coding sequence ATGAAGAAATATCTTCTATCAATTTTTACTTTAATACTTCCAATTTTAACCTACGCACAACAAACAACTTCTGAAAAAATCGACGAGATTTTTAAGGATTATACAGGTTGGTTTGTCGACGCCATTTTTTACGAAATTCCTTTTTCCGAGACCTATAAAATCCCTTGGGTTTTAATAGTGTTGATTGGTGGTGCTACTTATTTTACAATATATTTCAGGTTTGTTAACTTAAGACACTTTACAACAGGTATCCGAGTAGCTCGGGGCAAATATGAGGATATTGAAGAGCATGGAGCCGATACCTTGTATGGCGATTCAACACCAAACGAAGGCGAAGACCTTATTGAAACGGTAAGGAACGAAGGTGTTCATGGCGAGGTGTCTCACTTTCAGGCATTAACTGCGGCGTTGTCTGCAACGGTTGGTCTTGGTAATATTGCAGGAGTTGCTGTGGCATTGTCTATCGGAGGACCAGGAGCAACATTTTGGATGATAGTTGCAGGTTTTCTGGGGATGGCATCAAAATTTGCCGAGTGTACTCTTGGAGTTAAATATAGAGATGTTGGCGAAGATGGAACCATTTATGGAGGCCCTATGTATTACTTAACAAAAGGGTTGAAAGAGAAAAAGATGGGAGGTCTTGGAAAAGTGCTTGCTATCTTGTTTTCAATTTTTGTTGTTGGAGGATCGTTTGGTGGCGGAAATATGTTTCAGGCCAATCAAGCGGCTGCCCAATTTGTTAAGTTATTTGAATTGGACACCAACGGAAACTCAGGGCTTTACTTTGGGATTGCTTTAGCTGCTTTGGTTGCTGTTGTAATTATTGGCGGCATTAAACGTATAGCAAAGGTTACGGAAAAAATCGTTCCGTTTATGGCTGTAATCTATGTATTAGCTGGTATTATAATATTAGGCGCTAATTTCTCGCTTATCGATGATGCTTTCGCACTTATTTATGAAGGGGCATTTTCAGGACTTGGTATTGCTGGAGGATTAGTAGGTGTTATGATACAAGGTATTAGAAGAGGTGCTTTTTCTAACGAGGCTGGAGTTGGTAGTGCTGCCATTGCCCACTCGGCTGTAAGAACAAGATATCCTGCCAGTGAGGGTATTGTGGCATTAATAGGCCCTTTTGTTGACACTATTCTTATTTGTACTATGACCGCTTTGGTAATTGTAATTACTAATTTTGATGGTCAGTTTATGGAATATGGCGTGCCAATTAAAGAAGGTGTAGAGATTACCGTTACTGCTTTTGATACTGTTATTCCACATTTCTCAATCGTATTGACTATTGCGGTTATACTGTTTGCTTTTTCAACCATGATTTCTTGGTCTTATTACGGTATTCAAGGTTGGGTATATTTATTTGGAAGAGGAAAAGTTTCAGATTTAATCTACAAAATATTGTTTTCGCTATTTATAGTAATTGGAGCTTCAATTAGTTTAGGCGCGGTAATTGATTTTTCAGATGCCATGATTTTTGCCATGGTAGTTCCCAATATTATAGGGGTGGTTATGCTTTCTCCCGTTATTACAAAAGAGTTGAAACGATATATCAATGCTATAAATGTTAAGGAAGAAGCTTTGGATGAAGGCGCCGAAGACCTTAAAAAGCACATGTAG
- a CDS encoding potassium channel protein, which produces MNPLIRFFRTKIYTAVFLLGIILLIGVAGYKIISGYSWVDALYMTVITMTTVGFGEVVPLDDTSKVFTIFLILASVVIVGYALSIITEYILSKNDIEELKHKKMQRRIDSFTDHIVICGYGRNGKQAASKLRAYNKQFVVIEKNKEMEERLQLDGVPYVIGNANEDEVLTMAGVNRASCFISALPNDADNLFVVLSARQLNKSINIISRASNESSYEKLKFAGANNVILPDKIGGDHMASLVVVPGLMEFVDNLSIVGKSNINIEEVAVEKLYNTNELKTIKDLDLRKKTGCTVIGFKNENGEYIVNPEAELRLVPNSKIIVLGRPEQILALNSEYNID; this is translated from the coding sequence ATGAACCCACTTATTAGATTCTTTAGAACCAAAATCTACACCGCTGTATTTCTTCTGGGGATTATTTTGTTGATAGGCGTTGCCGGCTATAAAATAATTTCAGGTTATTCTTGGGTAGATGCGCTTTACATGACGGTTATTACCATGACCACAGTTGGATTTGGTGAAGTGGTTCCGCTTGACGATACCTCGAAAGTTTTCACTATTTTTTTAATTCTGGCTAGTGTGGTTATCGTGGGTTACGCACTGTCTATTATTACCGAATATATTTTAAGTAAAAACGATATTGAAGAATTAAAGCACAAAAAAATGCAAAGACGTATTGATAGTTTTACCGACCATATTGTTATTTGCGGATATGGAAGAAATGGCAAACAGGCGGCCAGCAAGCTAAGGGCTTACAATAAACAGTTTGTTGTTATCGAAAAAAATAAAGAGATGGAAGAGCGCCTACAGCTTGATGGAGTGCCATATGTTATTGGAAACGCCAATGAAGATGAGGTGTTAACCATGGCTGGTGTTAATCGTGCTTCGTGCTTTATTTCAGCACTCCCTAATGATGCCGATAATTTGTTCGTTGTGCTTTCTGCCAGGCAACTTAACAAGTCAATAAACATTATAAGTCGTGCATCAAACGAGTCGTCCTACGAAAAATTAAAATTTGCAGGAGCCAACAACGTTATTTTGCCCGATAAAATAGGAGGCGACCACATGGCCTCACTGGTTGTTGTTCCTGGTTTGATGGAGTTTGTTGATAATCTATCTATTGTAGGCAAATCGAATATAAACATTGAAGAAGTCGCCGTTGAAAAACTTTATAATACCAACGAACTAAAAACCATTAAGGATTTAGACTTGCGAAAAAAAACAGGTTGTACCGTGATAGGCTTTAAAAATGAAAATGGAGAGTATATTGTCAACCCAGAAGCAGAATTACGCTTGGTACCCAATTCTAAAATAATTGTTTTAGGTAGGCCAGAGCAAATATTGGCACTAAACTCCGAATACAACATTGATTGA
- a CDS encoding PspC domain-containing protein, with the protein MKTIYKPLLFFQKHGYYVCQRIADRLGIRAKVVRTSFMYLTFVTLGFGFALYLFLAFWMRIKDLVYTKRSSVFDL; encoded by the coding sequence ATGAAAACCATATATAAACCTTTATTGTTTTTTCAAAAACACGGTTACTACGTATGCCAACGTATTGCAGATAGGCTTGGTATTCGGGCTAAGGTGGTACGAACATCCTTTATGTATTTAACCTTCGTAACGTTGGGTTTTGGTTTTGCCTTGTATTTGTTTTTGGCCTTTTGGATGCGCATAAAAGATTTGGTTTACACAAAACGCTCATCTGTATTTGATCTGTAA